From a single Anaerolineales bacterium genomic region:
- a CDS encoding serine/threonine-protein kinase — MTKQTIARYEIKSEIGKGGMASVYLAYDPNFRRNVAIKLISINLQENPVFRERFEREAHLIAQIEHPAIVPVYDFGEQNDQLYLVMRHMAGGTLTGKVKEGKSTLEYAVRIMSQIAPALDAVHAQGVVHRDLKPGNILLDGFGNPAISDFGIAHLTASTTDLTGSAIIGTPSYMSPEQVRSDPNLDGRSDVYALGVILFEMLAGRGPFQAETPLRVALKHLTDSIPPIHSFRPDLPMELEAVLNKAMAKDPEMRYATASELVFDLQEVFDNYKAGKITAPNKGTIPSSDDDATEIDTGDDSSLLAAYPPASPRSNPQIASDLSASSSPSHLKTPQPKRSRIGFPQIIFGAVIGLIALFICGSAGLLGTWFQFVRPTFSASQEATAIPTATETVETILFTDNFSDPASGWPILQNDQGRYSYQQDGYHIAVDQMDAIIWAKTSRSDGNVSLYVDARPVNSSSGYYGLLCRIQDDQNFYYFLVQSNGSYTMGKYKNSEFQPFFTGGWRQSDAVQQGVQTNRLKADCMGNTLRLYVNGTLLAEATDNEFSSGFSGIGAASLDVQSFEVIFNNFLITAPSQ, encoded by the coding sequence ATGACCAAACAAACCATAGCAAGATATGAGATAAAATCCGAGATCGGCAAGGGCGGAATGGCTTCGGTCTATCTTGCGTACGACCCGAATTTTCGCCGTAATGTAGCCATCAAATTAATTTCCATAAATCTTCAAGAAAATCCCGTGTTTCGCGAGCGTTTCGAGCGTGAAGCGCACCTGATCGCACAGATCGAACACCCCGCCATCGTCCCCGTCTATGATTTCGGCGAACAAAACGACCAGCTTTATCTGGTCATGCGGCACATGGCGGGAGGCACTCTCACCGGCAAGGTAAAAGAAGGGAAATCGACCCTCGAGTACGCGGTCAGGATCATGTCACAGATCGCTCCGGCGCTGGACGCCGTGCATGCTCAAGGCGTTGTCCATCGCGACCTGAAGCCGGGGAACATCCTGCTGGATGGGTTCGGCAATCCAGCTATTTCCGATTTTGGGATCGCCCACCTTACCGCATCCACCACCGACCTGACCGGCAGCGCCATCATCGGGACGCCGTCGTATATGAGTCCGGAGCAGGTGCGCAGCGATCCGAATCTGGATGGACGCAGCGATGTCTATGCGTTGGGCGTGATCCTGTTCGAGATGCTTGCCGGGCGGGGTCCCTTCCAGGCAGAAACACCATTGAGGGTGGCGCTGAAACACCTGACCGATTCCATTCCTCCCATCCACTCCTTCCGCCCGGATCTGCCAATGGAGCTTGAAGCGGTACTGAATAAAGCCATGGCAAAAGACCCGGAGATGCGTTATGCAACCGCATCCGAACTGGTGTTCGACCTGCAGGAAGTGTTTGACAACTACAAGGCGGGCAAAATCACCGCGCCAAACAAAGGGACGATCCCTTCCAGCGACGATGATGCCACCGAAATTGATACTGGTGACGATTCATCACTGCTGGCGGCGTACCCGCCCGCTTCGCCTCGATCTAACCCGCAAATTGCCTCTGATCTATCAGCATCTTCATCCCCTTCACATTTAAAAACACCTCAACCAAAACGGTCTCGCATTGGATTTCCACAGATCATTTTCGGCGCAGTCATCGGATTGATCGCACTCTTCATTTGCGGCTCCGCCGGCTTACTCGGAACCTGGTTCCAATTTGTCAGACCAACCTTCTCCGCAAGTCAGGAGGCGACCGCCATCCCAACAGCCACTGAGACAGTAGAAACCATCCTGTTCACAGACAATTTCTCCGACCCGGCAAGCGGCTGGCCCATTCTGCAGAACGATCAGGGACGTTACAGCTATCAACAGGATGGATATCACATTGCGGTCGACCAAATGGATGCGATCATCTGGGCGAAAACCAGCAGGAGCGATGGCAATGTCAGCCTGTACGTGGATGCCAGACCGGTCAATAGCTCAAGCGGATATTACGGTCTGCTTTGCCGAATCCAGGATGACCAGAATTTTTATTATTTTCTAGTGCAGTCCAACGGGAGCTACACCATGGGGAAATACAAGAATTCCGAGTTCCAGCCCTTCTTCACAGGTGGATGGCGGCAAAGCGACGCCGTTCAACAGGGTGTCCAAACCAACCGCCTGAAAGCAGACTGCATGGGAAACACGCTGCGGTTATATGTGAACGGCACACTGCTCGCTGAAGCAACCGACAACGAATTTAGTTCGGGTTTCAGCGGAATCGGTGCTGCATCGCTGGACGTCCAAAGTTTTGAAGTGATATTCAACAATTTTCTGATCACGGCTCCAAGCCAGTGA